Proteins found in one Lysinibacillus fusiformis genomic segment:
- the cas2 gene encoding CRISPR-associated endonuclease Cas2, translating to MYVLIAYDVDVKRVGKVHKVLKKYLTWTQNSLFEGEITEGLLKQCLAELATKANPNIDSIYVYRIANPKNMKKTVYGVEKDFESMFL from the coding sequence ATGTATGTGCTGATTGCGTATGATGTGGATGTAAAACGAGTAGGGAAAGTCCATAAAGTATTGAAAAAATATTTAACGTGGACACAAAACTCCTTATTTGAAGGAGAAATTACAGAAGGACTTTTAAAACAATGCCTAGCTGAATTAGCAACAAAGGCTAATCCGAATATTGATTCGATTTATGTTTACCGAATTGCCAATCCAAAAAACATGAAAAAAACTGTGTATGGGGTCGAGAAAGATTTTGAGAGCATGTTCTTATAG
- a CDS encoding right-handed parallel beta-helix repeat-containing protein, with protein MAVLVVKRSIMHRYQSIGQAIEEAAPGDMIEIRDGIYEESLDIAKRLTLYGVGNVTIKGGVFIRYQTHVAMRNLRFRQGQGLYVKGDLQLENCVIEEQLIRTQIMVSYGSLLMKNCAVLATPLNHFGLRVANGSSVILVDTTFEHHVKAQIIAQNCELSLTNCMLLEGKKHGIFAIRHVKMTMEDCEIHGHDKAQVMAASSEIAMTNCLVHQGQGVGIQLFDSTTFRMDGCEIKEHLDTNMVVHRSDLMISDCIFSDGQSHGLYLGEKSDAKFYDCQISRHVKAQVLIENSKVELYQCHVRNGMAVGLTIVDEADVSLNQCKIQNHQQFHIIVDASGLKLHQSTIQFGQSGGIYGNEHAKIMMQHTTIRELQSHHVYINNARLFTQYCTFEQMEGNGITCIDAIFEVANSYFKDGQESSYAMIWSDQSMGRIENCKVDEAARPFLALSNKSLLEMRHTDIAAVKAPAVVQENSQLFVQGHVQPATWQKDTASKISQIEGMQVMGDKKIEIVKHDIKKII; from the coding sequence ATGGCTGTACTTGTGGTGAAGAGGAGTATTATGCATCGTTATCAAAGTATCGGGCAGGCGATTGAAGAGGCAGCGCCAGGGGATATGATTGAAATTCGGGATGGGATTTATGAGGAAAGCTTGGATATTGCCAAGCGGCTGACGTTGTATGGGGTTGGCAATGTGACGATCAAGGGTGGCGTTTTTATTCGCTATCAAACACATGTTGCGATGCGTAATTTACGGTTTCGGCAAGGGCAGGGGCTGTATGTGAAAGGCGATTTACAGCTAGAGAATTGTGTGATTGAGGAGCAATTGATACGGACGCAGATCATGGTGAGCTATGGTAGTTTGTTGATGAAAAATTGTGCAGTGCTTGCGACGCCGCTGAATCATTTTGGTTTGCGTGTGGCGAATGGTTCCAGTGTTATTCTAGTCGACACGACATTTGAGCATCATGTAAAGGCACAGATTATCGCTCAAAACTGTGAGCTGAGCCTGACGAATTGTATGCTGTTGGAAGGGAAGAAGCATGGTATTTTTGCGATTCGCCATGTCAAGATGACAATGGAGGATTGTGAGATTCATGGGCATGACAAGGCACAAGTGATGGCTGCGTCGAGTGAGATTGCGATGACCAATTGTCTGGTTCATCAAGGGCAAGGGGTAGGCATTCAATTATTTGATAGCACGACTTTTAGGATGGATGGCTGTGAAATAAAAGAGCATCTCGATACGAATATGGTGGTTCATCGCAGTGATTTAATGATATCTGATTGTATTTTTTCAGATGGTCAAAGTCATGGGCTTTATCTTGGAGAAAAATCGGACGCCAAGTTCTATGATTGTCAAATTTCTCGTCATGTCAAGGCGCAGGTGTTGATAGAAAATAGCAAGGTGGAGCTTTATCAATGTCATGTCCGAAATGGCATGGCAGTAGGGCTTACCATTGTGGATGAAGCAGATGTTTCGTTGAACCAATGTAAAATTCAAAACCATCAGCAATTTCATATCATTGTCGATGCTAGTGGACTAAAGCTGCATCAATCGACTATTCAATTTGGACAATCGGGTGGTATTTATGGTAATGAGCATGCCAAAATCATGATGCAGCATACAACGATTCGAGAGCTGCAAAGCCATCATGTCTATATCAACAATGCTCGTCTATTTACACAGTATTGCACGTTTGAACAAATGGAAGGAAACGGGATTACTTGCATTGATGCGATTTTTGAAGTAGCTAATAGCTATTTTAAAGATGGTCAAGAAAGCTCTTATGCCATGATCTGGTCAGATCAATCAATGGGACGTATTGAAAATTGCAAGGTGGATGAAGCAGCTAGACCATTTTTAGCGCTCTCCAATAAATCTCTATTGGAAATGCGCCATACGGATATAGCTGCAGTAAAAGCTCCTGCGGTGGTACAGGAAAACAGCCAATTATTTGTGCAAGGGCATGTGCAGCCCGCGACATGGCAAAAGGATACAGCATCCAAGATTTCTCAAATTGAGGGCATGCAGGTGATGGGGGACAAGAAAATAGAAATAGTGAAACATGATATTAAAAAAATAATATAA
- the aac(6') gene encoding aminoglycoside 6'-N-acetyltransferase produces MIQQAKQQDAKAAATLALLLWPNHTLEEFTADMTQLLKGENAAIFLAYEEDKAIGFAQCQLRADYVEGTDTSPVGYLEGLFVMGEYRQQGYARRLVEHCEQWAKRRGCLEFASDCEWHNEESLQVHLQLGFTEANRIICFTKKL; encoded by the coding sequence ATGATACAGCAAGCAAAGCAACAAGACGCAAAAGCTGCAGCCACATTAGCCTTACTGCTCTGGCCCAATCATACACTAGAGGAATTTACAGCAGATATGACACAGCTACTAAAGGGAGAAAACGCAGCCATCTTCCTTGCCTATGAGGAGGACAAAGCAATTGGATTTGCCCAATGCCAATTGCGAGCGGATTATGTAGAAGGCACCGACACAAGTCCAGTCGGCTATTTAGAAGGCCTTTTCGTGATGGGGGAATACCGCCAGCAAGGCTATGCAAGACGGCTTGTGGAGCATTGTGAGCAATGGGCAAAGCGTAGGGGCTGTCTAGAGTTTGCCAGTGACTGTGAATGGCACAATGAAGAAAGCCTACAAGTTCATCTTCAGCTCGGTTTTACAGAAGCCAATCGCATCATTTGCTTCACAAAAAAATTATAA
- a CDS encoding class I SAM-dependent methyltransferase: MSLLQTLIEQAKKPNGWLGSSMLRIMNIAHRGMNAWFIRQGAINDGDRVLDIGCGGGKTLQILSKLNPNGIIYGIDFSAQAVKESIKLNEARVASGSVIVKEASVSNIPYDNQFFDAITAFQTHYFWPSLEHDVEEVWRVLKNGGKFIMIAELYKMNYHMQAYQTPEATKQLLERIGFQTVYVTEKSSKGWLCITAIK; the protein is encoded by the coding sequence ATGTCACTCTTACAAACGTTAATTGAACAAGCGAAAAAACCAAATGGATGGCTGGGCTCATCGATGCTACGAATCATGAATATCGCTCATCGCGGTATGAATGCATGGTTCATCAGGCAAGGAGCCATCAATGATGGTGATCGTGTGTTAGACATAGGTTGTGGTGGTGGGAAAACGCTCCAAATTTTATCCAAATTGAATCCAAATGGTATAATCTATGGGATCGATTTTTCTGCACAGGCCGTGAAGGAATCGATCAAACTGAATGAAGCACGTGTTGCTAGTGGTAGCGTCATTGTGAAAGAGGCGAGCGTTTCCAACATTCCATACGATAATCAGTTTTTTGATGCCATTACAGCCTTTCAAACGCATTATTTTTGGCCATCCTTAGAGCACGATGTGGAGGAAGTATGGCGGGTACTGAAAAACGGTGGGAAATTTATTATGATAGCAGAGCTCTACAAAATGAATTATCATATGCAAGCCTATCAAACACCTGAGGCGACGAAGCAATTATTAGAACGTATCGGTTTTCAAACCGTTTATGTCACGGAAAAATCAAGTAAAGGATGGCTTTGCATTACAGCTATTAAGTAA
- a CDS encoding DNA-3-methyladenine glycosylase I — MKRCDWVKLDEPLYVEYHDKEWGVPVYDDQHLFEMLCLEGAQAGLSWWTILQKREGYREAFDQFDVEKIILYTQDKLEELQQDTRIVRNKLKIASVVTNAKAYLQIQEKHGSFSHYIWGFVDHKPLINEWASIKEVPVTTDISDRMSKQLKKDGFKFIGSTICYSFMQAVGMVNDHTTDCCCRQKELADDN; from the coding sequence ATGAAAAGATGTGATTGGGTCAAGCTAGATGAGCCTTTGTATGTGGAATACCATGACAAGGAGTGGGGTGTGCCGGTCTATGACGATCAGCATTTATTTGAGATGCTTTGCTTGGAGGGGGCACAGGCTGGCCTGAGCTGGTGGACGATTCTCCAAAAGCGTGAAGGCTATCGTGAGGCATTTGATCAATTCGATGTGGAAAAAATTATTCTTTATACACAGGACAAGCTAGAGGAATTACAGCAAGACACACGGATTGTACGCAATAAATTAAAAATAGCTAGCGTGGTGACAAATGCCAAAGCGTATCTCCAAATACAAGAAAAGCATGGCTCATTCTCACACTATATTTGGGGATTTGTGGATCATAAGCCACTTATTAATGAATGGGCTTCCATCAAAGAAGTGCCTGTGACGACAGACATTAGTGATCGTATGAGCAAGCAATTGAAGAAGGATGGCTTTAAATTTATTGGGAGTACGATTTGTTATTCCTTTATGCAGGCAGTGGGCATGGTGAATGACCATACAACAGATTGCTGCTGTCGACAAAAGGAGCTAGCGGATGACAATTGA